One window of the Niallia circulans genome contains the following:
- a CDS encoding spore coat protein: MQNQYIYTNDLRRIRPGFGRPGFGRPGFGFGRPGFGRPGFGFGLGLLGGFATGALLSPAFVGGWGYPPFGFGFGVPPFGFY, translated from the coding sequence ATGCAAAATCAATACATTTATACAAATGACCTACGAAGAATTCGACCTGGCTTTGGAAGACCAGGATTCGGAAGACCAGGGTTTGGTTTTGGAAGACCAGGGTTTGGAAGACCAGGATTTGGATTTGGACTAGGATTATTAGGCGGATTTGCAACTGGTGCATTGCTTAGTCCAGCATTTGTTGGAGGATGGGGTTATCCACCATTTGGTTTCGGCTTTGGCGTTCCGCCATTTGGTTTTTATTAA
- a CDS encoding cache domain-containing sensor histidine kinase, translated as MRSKFIPIKRRLMLMFLSVVIPIFIVGIYLTINIRQDMIKSRERDILVETERVRKGLEDNFTSIIQISDWIYQDEGLEELVTKRYANPKEMIEGYNEFTLFDYFLRYHSNLANIRFFVNNKSFMTNSNFVFADEQIKEMNWYEMALEGKGKIYWCNLVDPVTEKPFLALVRSVYNLENQFLGILAIYVDELSLMDILNSATIDNALLLDKELTNFQYTNHTPKNYLTKQLQNKMKNHPINVGETYSIEMKETKPFIFYGQMLDLPKSITNHFQVVTVMNNQEILNEVNKIMIKSYTIISLVMLLVLFVIKRYTSSMDRRILQLKVSMHKVANGDFDIPITIDGNDEIRDIYIQLYTTMESLRDLLHKNYQHQLQEKSWQLQQKESEFKLLASQINPHFLYNTLEMIRMRALKNKDKEVSESVKILSKLLRRSLENNQQKYVKLSEEIDFLLLYLRIQQLRFGNRIRYEITSDVNTAQYNILPLILQPIVENAFVHGIEEKVESGLILINIVQMEEAIHIFIQDDGKGISKEKLIEIQQILHKEKIGNRIGLNNVNERIKRMYGKKYGLTITSTEGKGTIVKVTIPIKA; from the coding sequence ATGCGTAGTAAATTTATACCTATAAAAAGAAGATTGATGCTTATGTTCTTAAGTGTAGTTATCCCAATATTTATTGTAGGGATTTATTTAACGATAAATATAAGGCAGGATATGATTAAGTCTCGAGAAAGAGATATACTAGTTGAAACCGAAAGAGTAAGGAAGGGGCTAGAAGATAATTTCACTTCCATTATCCAAATATCAGATTGGATATATCAGGATGAAGGCTTGGAAGAGCTTGTAACAAAAAGGTATGCCAATCCAAAAGAAATGATTGAAGGGTATAATGAATTCACTTTATTTGATTATTTTCTTAGGTATCATAGTAATTTAGCTAATATTCGATTTTTTGTAAATAATAAATCATTTATGACCAATTCGAACTTCGTTTTTGCTGATGAACAAATAAAAGAGATGAATTGGTATGAAATGGCTCTAGAGGGAAAAGGAAAGATTTATTGGTGTAATCTAGTAGACCCAGTAACAGAGAAACCTTTTTTGGCATTAGTCAGAAGTGTGTATAACTTGGAAAATCAGTTTCTTGGTATTCTTGCCATTTATGTGGATGAGTTATCGTTAATGGATATATTAAATTCGGCAACAATTGATAACGCTTTACTATTAGATAAAGAGCTAACGAATTTTCAATATACAAACCATACACCGAAAAACTACTTAACAAAACAATTGCAAAACAAAATGAAAAATCACCCAATAAATGTTGGGGAGACATATTCCATTGAAATGAAAGAAACAAAACCATTTATATTTTATGGGCAAATGTTAGATTTGCCTAAGTCCATTACGAATCATTTTCAAGTAGTGACAGTAATGAATAATCAAGAAATATTGAACGAAGTAAATAAAATAATGATAAAGAGCTATACAATTATTAGTCTTGTTATGTTACTAGTATTATTTGTTATTAAAAGATATACAAGTTCTATGGATAGAAGGATATTACAATTAAAAGTTTCTATGCATAAAGTGGCAAACGGTGATTTTGATATTCCGATAACGATTGATGGCAATGATGAAATAAGAGATATCTATATTCAGCTTTATACAACAATGGAAAGCCTAAGAGATCTATTGCATAAAAATTATCAGCATCAATTACAAGAAAAAAGCTGGCAGCTGCAGCAGAAGGAATCGGAATTTAAATTATTGGCGAGTCAAATTAATCCACACTTTCTTTATAATACATTAGAAATGATACGGATGAGAGCATTAAAGAATAAGGATAAAGAAGTATCGGAAAGTGTAAAAATTTTAAGCAAACTATTAAGAAGATCCCTTGAAAATAATCAGCAGAAATATGTGAAATTAAGTGAGGAAATTGATTTTTTACTGCTTTATCTGCGAATTCAGCAGCTTCGCTTTGGAAATAGAATTAGATATGAAATTACATCAGATGTAAATACAGCACAATATAATATTCTTCCCCTTATCTTGCAGCCTATTGTTGAAAATGCATTTGTGCATGGGATTGAAGAAAAAGTAGAAAGTGGACTTATTCTAATAAATATTGTGCAAATGGAAGAAGCTATTCATATTTTTATTCAAGATGATGGCAAAGGCATATCGAAAGAAAAATTAATCGAAATTCAACAAATATTACATAAAGAGAAAATAGGAAACCGCATTGGCTTGAATAATGTGAACGAAAGAATAAAAAGAATGTATGGAAAAAAATACGGACTAACAATAACTAGTACAGAAGGGAAGGGAACGATTGTTAAAGTTACCATCCCAATAAAAGCATAG
- a CDS encoding SA1362 family protein, protein MAFLKNRFSLILFGSIIFLAFIGLTVNLIKNPSGFFLNIVVMVAVGGIIWFIYRHLSTSSPQKREQKAFLKAAKQSKKRLQTKDRSSSGQQQSTKTSSIKANKHKRSKSTAHLTVIEGKKSKKKNRASL, encoded by the coding sequence GTGGCTTTTTTGAAGAACCGATTTTCACTTATTTTATTTGGAAGTATCATTTTCCTTGCTTTCATTGGTCTAACTGTAAATTTAATTAAGAATCCTAGTGGATTTTTTCTAAACATTGTTGTGATGGTTGCTGTCGGTGGCATTATATGGTTCATTTATCGCCATTTAAGTACATCTAGTCCCCAAAAAAGAGAGCAAAAAGCTTTTCTAAAAGCTGCAAAGCAATCAAAGAAAAGGCTACAGACAAAAGACAGATCATCTTCTGGACAACAACAATCAACAAAAACCTCTTCCATAAAAGCAAATAAGCATAAAAGAAGTAAAAGCACTGCTCATTTGACTGTTATTGAAGGCAAGAAGAGCAAAAAGAAGAATCGAGCTTCCTTATAA
- a CDS encoding patatin-like phospholipase family protein, with protein sequence MYIDGVFSGGGIKGLALVGAYEVVEQRGFQFARLAGTSAGSIIAALIAAGYTSREIAKLLEELDLNSFLDERKLFIPFPLAKWFFLYWKLGLYKGEELEKWIEEKLAAKGLRTFADIPHQTLRFVASDITNGVLMILPDDLPKYGINPQTFSIAKAIRMSCSLPYFFEPVIIGNKANKNVVVDGGVLSNFPMWLFDQENVLKTRPVLGIKLSHNITEHPKHKITNAIDLFAAMFETMKDAHDSRYISRKHEKNIIFVPTEGVLATEFALTKEDQAKLIQLGRDCAMKFFKSWAY encoded by the coding sequence ATGTATATAGACGGGGTATTTTCTGGCGGGGGAATTAAGGGGCTGGCATTAGTAGGCGCCTATGAGGTAGTGGAACAGCGTGGCTTTCAGTTTGCTAGACTAGCAGGAACAAGTGCTGGTTCCATTATTGCAGCCCTAATTGCTGCAGGCTATACAAGCAGAGAGATAGCAAAGCTACTTGAAGAATTGGATTTAAATTCGTTTTTAGATGAAAGAAAGTTATTCATACCCTTTCCCCTTGCAAAATGGTTCTTTCTCTATTGGAAATTAGGACTATATAAAGGGGAGGAATTAGAAAAATGGATAGAAGAAAAATTAGCAGCAAAAGGATTAAGAACTTTTGCGGATATTCCTCATCAAACATTACGTTTTGTCGCTTCAGATATTACAAATGGCGTATTAATGATCCTGCCAGATGATTTACCGAAATATGGTATCAATCCTCAGACATTTTCCATTGCAAAGGCTATTCGAATGAGTTGCAGTCTTCCTTATTTTTTTGAACCAGTGATAATCGGCAATAAGGCAAATAAAAATGTCGTTGTCGATGGCGGTGTATTAAGTAATTTTCCAATGTGGTTATTTGATCAAGAAAATGTATTGAAAACACGACCGGTATTAGGGATTAAGTTAAGTCATAATATCACGGAGCATCCAAAGCATAAAATCACAAATGCCATAGATTTATTTGCAGCAATGTTTGAAACAATGAAAGACGCTCATGATTCGAGATATATTTCGCGTAAACATGAGAAAAATATCATCTTTGTTCCAACTGAAGGGGTTTTAGCAACAGAATTTGCGCTTACGAAAGAGGATCAAGCGAAGTTAATACAACTAGGGAGAGATTGTGCCATGAAATTTTTTAAATCATGGGCTTATTAA
- a CDS encoding glycosyl hydrolase family 95 catalytic domain-containing protein, whose amino-acid sequence MYLEEVLSEMRTRKQITPVFMQLFYQASRYVIQSMANGIPTLQGIWSGTLHPAWSGDYTFDTNVQLAISSLASSGYFAEYRSFFERLKKYYPDFRENAQSYYGCHGFLVPAHASTTAKHVHWNEEWPLIFWISGAGWLAYFYHEYWHYTKDAAFLKHECIPFYEEVLAFYLDFAQCKEGKLRLSPSYSAENGMGDNTTMDIAIVKSVLKYYIEAKTCLGEEVAKIYKQFYKQIPPYRLLEDGGIAEWLDPRTVENDNHRHFSNLYPLFQTKEINQDTPELWESAKIAFRKRMDSWLNNIEGDTTSSHGRMHAAMCAISLEQTKEVTESLEALVLENAFMDSLATAHYRDKNIFNVDANGSLPKVIHDCLIYSEHEDSVTILKTVPYFLSRGKATGICLPNNFYVQALEWDIEKGDVSITLEQKENRFPNLNLGNQYHVKKETTHLKQLNKNMWQYTWTCTFDTWEKR is encoded by the coding sequence ATTTATCTTGAAGAAGTTCTTTCAGAAATGAGAACTAGAAAACAAATAACACCAGTATTTATGCAGCTTTTTTATCAAGCATCACGATATGTCATTCAATCAATGGCAAATGGAATTCCGACATTGCAGGGAATCTGGTCGGGAACCTTACATCCTGCTTGGAGTGGTGATTATACATTTGATACAAATGTCCAGCTGGCTATTTCATCATTAGCAAGCAGTGGCTATTTTGCAGAATATCGCAGCTTTTTTGAACGATTAAAAAAGTATTATCCAGATTTTAGAGAAAATGCGCAATCCTACTATGGATGTCATGGATTTTTGGTACCTGCACATGCCAGTACTACAGCAAAACATGTACATTGGAATGAAGAATGGCCGCTCATTTTTTGGATATCAGGAGCCGGTTGGCTCGCTTACTTTTATCATGAATATTGGCATTATACAAAAGATGCAGCTTTTTTGAAACATGAATGCATCCCTTTTTATGAAGAAGTGCTGGCATTTTATTTAGACTTTGCACAGTGTAAAGAAGGAAAACTTCGCTTGTCCCCAAGCTATTCAGCTGAAAATGGAATGGGAGACAATACAACAATGGATATTGCGATTGTTAAGAGTGTGTTAAAGTACTATATTGAGGCGAAAACCTGCTTGGGTGAAGAAGTGGCAAAGATTTATAAGCAATTTTATAAACAAATCCCACCTTATCGTTTGTTAGAGGATGGTGGTATAGCGGAATGGCTAGATCCAAGAACAGTAGAAAATGATAATCATCGTCATTTTTCCAATTTGTATCCGCTTTTCCAAACAAAAGAGATAAATCAAGATACACCGGAATTATGGGAATCTGCAAAAATAGCTTTTAGAAAACGAATGGATTCTTGGTTAAATAATATAGAAGGCGATACAACATCTTCCCATGGGAGAATGCACGCAGCAATGTGTGCGATTAGTTTAGAGCAAACAAAAGAAGTAACAGAATCTTTAGAAGCACTGGTGTTGGAAAACGCATTTATGGATTCATTGGCAACTGCCCATTATCGAGATAAAAATATATTTAATGTAGATGCGAATGGTTCTTTGCCGAAAGTAATTCATGATTGCCTAATTTATTCGGAACATGAGGATAGTGTCACGATCTTAAAGACGGTTCCTTACTTTTTAAGCAGAGGAAAGGCTACTGGTATTTGTTTACCCAATAATTTTTATGTCCAAGCTTTAGAATGGGATATAGAAAAGGGTGATGTTTCTATCACTTTAGAACAAAAGGAAAATCGCTTTCCAAATCTGAATTTAGGTAATCAATATCATGTGAAAAAGGAGACCACGCATCTAAAACAGTTAAATAAAAATATGTGGCAATATACTTGGACTTGTACTTTTGATACATGGGAAAAAAGATAA
- the efp gene encoding elongation factor P has protein sequence MISVNDFKTGLTIEVDGGIWRVLDFQHVKPGKGAAFVRSKLKNLRTGAVQEKTFRAGEKVAKAQIDNRKMQYLYANGDQHVFMDVESYDQIELPEAVIEYELKFLKENMEVHIMMYQSETLGVELPNTVELEVTETEPGIKGDTASGGTKPAVMETGLTVQVPFFVNQGDRLIINTSEASYVSRA, from the coding sequence ATGATATCAGTAAACGATTTTAAAACAGGTTTAACAATTGAGGTAGACGGAGGAATTTGGCGCGTACTGGATTTCCAACACGTTAAACCTGGTAAGGGTGCAGCTTTTGTTCGTTCCAAATTAAAGAATTTACGTACAGGTGCTGTTCAAGAAAAAACTTTTAGAGCTGGGGAAAAAGTGGCGAAAGCACAAATTGATAACCGTAAAATGCAATATTTATATGCAAATGGTGACCAGCATGTATTCATGGATGTTGAATCTTATGACCAAATTGAACTTCCTGAGGCTGTTATTGAATATGAATTAAAATTCTTAAAAGAAAATATGGAAGTCCATATTATGATGTACCAATCAGAAACATTAGGGGTAGAATTACCAAATACAGTTGAATTAGAAGTTACCGAAACAGAACCAGGTATTAAAGGGGATACTGCTTCTGGGGGTACTAAACCAGCTGTAATGGAGACAGGGCTAACTGTTCAAGTTCCTTTCTTCGTTAACCAAGGTGATCGTTTAATCATTAATACATCTGAAGCAAGTTACGTTTCACGCGCGTAA
- a CDS encoding DUF1385 domain-containing protein, with the protein MSSEQKPLYGGQAVVEGVMFGGKHHYVTAIRRKDQSVDYFHLPRTYNEKLTRLKKIPFLRGLIAIIESSGNGTKHLNFSTDRFDLDPSEDYKLEEQEPSKLSMILGVAVLGVLSFLFGKFIFTLIPTFLAALFMPIISGHVAQILLESLFKLILLLGYIYFVSLTPIIKRVFQYHGAEHKVINAYENGKDLTVQNVQAASRLHYRCGSSFILFTVIVGLFLYLFFYPENLLERVLIRIALIPVVIGISFEVLQITNKLRDVPVLKYLGLPGLWLQLLTTKEPSDDQVEVAILSFNELKRREEETEAQLSTTND; encoded by the coding sequence ATGTCAAGTGAACAAAAACCATTATACGGAGGCCAAGCTGTTGTAGAAGGTGTAATGTTTGGTGGTAAACATCATTATGTCACCGCGATTAGACGAAAAGATCAGTCTGTAGATTACTTTCATCTTCCAAGAACGTATAATGAAAAGCTTACAAGATTAAAAAAAATTCCATTTTTAAGAGGGCTTATTGCCATTATTGAATCGAGTGGAAATGGAACAAAACATTTAAATTTCTCAACAGACAGATTTGATTTAGATCCTTCTGAAGATTATAAATTAGAAGAACAAGAACCTTCTAAATTATCGATGATTTTAGGGGTAGCTGTTCTCGGAGTCCTATCCTTTCTATTCGGAAAATTCATTTTCACGCTTATTCCAACCTTTTTAGCAGCTTTATTTATGCCTATCATTTCTGGTCATGTTGCCCAAATATTGTTAGAAAGCTTGTTTAAACTAATTCTTTTACTTGGATATATTTACTTTGTTTCCCTCACTCCCATTATAAAAAGGGTATTTCAGTATCATGGAGCTGAACATAAAGTAATTAACGCATATGAAAATGGGAAAGACTTGACTGTGCAAAATGTGCAAGCAGCTTCTAGATTACATTATCGCTGTGGATCAAGCTTTATCCTTTTTACCGTAATAGTTGGTTTATTTCTTTATCTATTCTTCTATCCAGAAAATCTATTAGAAAGAGTATTAATCCGAATTGCTTTAATTCCAGTAGTTATCGGGATTTCATTTGAAGTACTTCAAATCACGAATAAATTAAGAGACGTTCCTGTGTTAAAATATCTTGGTTTACCTGGACTATGGCTGCAATTATTAACGACAAAAGAACCAAGTGATGATCAAGTAGAAGTAGCGATACTTTCCTTCAATGAATTAAAAAGACGCGAGGAAGAAACTGAAGCACAATTATCAACAACAAATGATTGA
- a CDS encoding DUF2089 family protein → MDIKDVPNWILTLEIEDLEFIKKFILTSGSLKEIAKIYEVSYPTVRLKLDRLIDKIKMNDVLENEEFIKFIKGLSIDDRISVEDAKLIIEKYKKERNEK, encoded by the coding sequence GTGGATATAAAAGATGTGCCAAACTGGATTTTAACATTAGAAATTGAAGATCTTGAATTTATCAAGAAGTTTATTCTAACTTCAGGATCGTTAAAAGAAATTGCCAAAATCTATGAGGTTTCCTATCCAACAGTGAGACTTAAACTTGATCGTTTAATCGATAAAATTAAAATGAATGATGTCTTGGAAAACGAAGAGTTTATTAAATTTATCAAGGGCCTCTCAATTGATGATCGTATAAGTGTGGAAGATGCAAAATTAATTATTGAAAAATATAAAAAAGAAAGGAATGAGAAATAA
- a CDS encoding M24 family metallopeptidase, which yields MEKLKRIREALTEVGAEGILITSTYNRRYVSNFTGSAGAVLISGEKALFITDFRYVEQAGNQCIGFEIVQHKGAILQEVATQAEKLGIKKLAFEQDYTTFTQYKELETVVKGELVPVSGIIEKLRLIKTNEEIKILKEAAKIADAAFTHILDFIKVGKTELEVSNELEFFMRKLGATSSSFDTIVASGKRSALPHGVASDKVIEAGDFITLDYGAYYNGYVSDITRTIAVGNPDEKLKEIYDIVLKAQLKGMEGIKPGMTGVEADALTRDYITEKGYGEYFGHTTGHGIGLEVHEGPNLSFRNSAPLEPGMVVTVEPGIYIPGLGGVRIEDDTIITEDHNEALTHSTKELIIL from the coding sequence ATGGAGAAACTGAAAAGAATAAGAGAAGCGCTGACAGAAGTTGGGGCAGAAGGTATTTTAATAACAAGTACCTATAATAGACGCTATGTAAGCAATTTTACAGGTTCTGCTGGAGCAGTCTTAATCAGTGGAGAAAAAGCGTTATTCATTACAGATTTTCGTTATGTAGAGCAAGCTGGGAATCAATGTATTGGTTTTGAAATCGTCCAGCATAAAGGAGCAATTTTGCAAGAGGTTGCTACTCAAGCAGAGAAATTAGGAATCAAGAAATTGGCATTCGAACAAGATTATACGACTTTTACTCAGTATAAGGAGTTAGAAACAGTAGTAAAAGGTGAATTAGTGCCTGTTTCAGGAATTATTGAAAAGTTACGCTTGATTAAGACAAATGAAGAGATTAAGATATTAAAGGAAGCTGCTAAGATTGCTGACGCTGCTTTCACCCATATTCTTGATTTCATCAAGGTCGGGAAAACAGAATTGGAAGTTTCGAATGAATTAGAGTTTTTTATGAGAAAATTAGGCGCCACTTCATCTTCCTTTGATACTATTGTTGCATCAGGAAAAAGATCTGCATTGCCGCATGGTGTAGCATCCGATAAAGTGATTGAAGCTGGTGATTTCATTACATTAGATTATGGTGCGTATTATAATGGATATGTATCTGATATTACGAGAACGATCGCTGTCGGTAACCCAGATGAGAAATTAAAAGAAATCTATGATATTGTTTTAAAAGCTCAACTTAAGGGTATGGAAGGCATTAAACCAGGTATGACTGGTGTCGAAGCAGATGCACTTACGCGTGATTACATAACTGAAAAAGGATATGGAGAGTATTTTGGACATACAACCGGACATGGAATAGGGTTAGAAGTACATGAAGGACCGAACCTGTCCTTCCGAAATAGTGCTCCATTAGAACCAGGTATGGTAGTAACAGTAGAACCAGGAATTTATATTCCAGGTCTAGGTGGAGTGCGTATTGAAGATGATACAATTATAACCGAAGATCATAATGAAGCTTTAACCCATTCAACGAAAGAATTGATTATTTTATAG
- a CDS encoding glycoside hydrolase N-terminal domain-containing protein: protein MMTKLINRTIADRWEDGLLIGNGKIGLALYGNPHITYLDFTVQDLFLKGNQMQKLPYLAPYLEELRSIIDMQGYREGIRYFYERAQEQGYKGLTMSDPFIPAARFLIEIKQASIENYQRITDFQNGMIQVTYDSSIGGKVEETLFASKKENCIFGKIKSEKPLTGSIIPVNWKEIKMEEKITVAANGKLKWEHRYQDQTGYDVIWSIDSTDGRIISKRDSLMFHDSTTIYFTIQCVEKNREERQVRCYEKAVIEHKKIFSKNLMLSNFY from the coding sequence ATGATGACAAAATTAATTAATCGTACCATAGCTGATCGTTGGGAAGATGGCCTATTAATTGGAAATGGAAAGATTGGGCTGGCACTATATGGAAATCCACATATAACTTATTTGGATTTTACAGTTCAAGACCTATTTCTAAAAGGTAATCAAATGCAAAAGCTGCCATATTTAGCTCCCTATCTGGAAGAACTTCGCTCCATTATAGATATGCAAGGCTATAGGGAAGGAATTAGATATTTTTATGAGAGAGCCCAAGAACAAGGCTATAAGGGTTTAACGATGAGTGATCCTTTTATACCAGCTGCTAGGTTCCTTATAGAGATAAAACAAGCATCAATAGAAAATTATCAGAGGATCACTGATTTTCAAAATGGAATGATTCAAGTAACTTATGATTCTTCAATAGGAGGCAAGGTAGAAGAAACCTTATTTGCCTCCAAAAAGGAAAATTGTATTTTTGGTAAAATTAAAAGTGAAAAACCGTTAACTGGAAGCATTATTCCGGTTAATTGGAAAGAAATAAAAATGGAAGAGAAGATAACTGTCGCAGCGAATGGCAAGTTAAAATGGGAACATAGATATCAAGATCAAACTGGCTATGATGTAATCTGGTCTATCGATTCCACTGATGGGAGAATCATCTCTAAAAGAGATAGCCTGATGTTTCATGATTCTACCACCATTTATTTTACAATCCAATGCGTTGAAAAAAACAGAGAGGAAAGACAAGTCCGTTGTTATGAAAAGGCAGTTATTGAACACAAAAAAATTTTTTCAAAAAATTTAATGCTGTCAAACTTTTATTAA
- a CDS encoding YqhR family membrane protein produces MGNQQDSHEKERPMSFISLVIWTGMFGGIFWTFIGYIGYIFNFTELRPNFILEPWAIGSWKYGWLGTIISFIAIGFFSTGAAFAYYLILRKFKTIYIGMGYGIALFVCVFVILNPLFPSMAPFLELKRDTIISSVCLYVLYGVFVGTSISYEESEIQLKKYKDKKAVTNMTGNEGD; encoded by the coding sequence ATGGGTAATCAACAAGATTCACATGAAAAAGAAAGACCAATGTCTTTTATTTCATTAGTAATTTGGACAGGAATGTTTGGCGGAATATTCTGGACGTTTATCGGTTACATAGGATATATTTTTAATTTTACCGAATTACGCCCTAATTTTATTTTAGAACCTTGGGCGATTGGGAGCTGGAAATATGGATGGCTTGGAACGATCATAAGCTTCATTGCCATAGGTTTTTTCTCCACTGGAGCAGCCTTTGCCTATTATTTAATATTAAGAAAATTTAAAACCATTTACATTGGCATGGGGTACGGTATTGCTTTGTTTGTTTGTGTTTTTGTTATTTTAAATCCCCTTTTTCCAAGTATGGCACCTTTTTTGGAATTAAAAAGAGATACAATCATTTCGTCAGTTTGTTTATACGTTTTATATGGGGTATTTGTGGGAACTTCAATCTCTTATGAAGAAAGTGAAATTCAGTTGAAAAAATATAAAGACAAAAAAGCAGTTACGAATATGACAGGGAACGAAGGGGATTAA
- the vanY gene encoding VanY-A/VanY-F/VanY-M family D-Ala-D-Ala carboxypeptidase — protein sequence MKKWGCLLLLLIGVFFFFVYKESPLSDKIVIQKNSGYLDNRANDEGLRKIKISREMVFQGNLLLINKEFPVHQESIKSDVVELFRHKEWTQGFVLFDNKIKLSKEVLHKFSEMIAAAKKEGVNHFLISSGFRDFEEQNVLYHDMGADYALPAGYSEHNLGLSLDVGSTQMKMEAAPEGKWLENNAWRYGFILRYPKDKTEVTGIQYEPWHIRYVGLPHSAIMAEKDLVLEEYLAYLKEERNISITLNEKKYDVSYYPLAKTTDIHVPDNLHYELSGNNIDGVIVTVFNGETNPSQMDR from the coding sequence ATGAAGAAGTGGGGATGTTTATTGTTATTATTAATAGGTGTGTTTTTTTTCTTTGTCTATAAAGAATCTCCTCTTTCAGATAAAATAGTGATTCAAAAAAACAGTGGATATTTAGACAATCGTGCTAACGATGAGGGTTTACGAAAAATAAAGATTTCAAGAGAAATGGTCTTTCAAGGAAATTTGCTTCTGATTAATAAAGAATTTCCGGTTCATCAAGAGAGTATAAAGTCAGATGTTGTCGAGTTATTCAGACATAAAGAATGGACACAGGGATTTGTGCTGTTCGATAATAAAATTAAATTGTCTAAGGAGGTACTCCATAAATTCTCAGAGATGATAGCTGCCGCTAAAAAGGAAGGGGTTAATCATTTTCTAATCAGTAGTGGCTTTCGAGACTTTGAGGAGCAAAATGTTCTGTATCATGATATGGGGGCAGACTATGCTTTGCCGGCAGGCTATAGCGAACATAATTTAGGTTTATCACTTGATGTAGGATCTACACAAATGAAGATGGAGGCAGCACCTGAAGGTAAATGGTTAGAGAATAACGCTTGGAGATATGGCTTTATATTACGTTATCCCAAGGATAAAACAGAAGTTACTGGAATTCAATATGAACCTTGGCACATTCGCTATGTTGGATTGCCGCATAGTGCAATTATGGCGGAAAAGGATTTAGTTTTAGAAGAATACTTAGCTTATTTAAAAGAAGAAAGAAACATTTCTATTACGCTAAATGAGAAAAAATATGATGTCTCTTATTATCCACTCGCAAAAACTACGGATATTCATGTACCAGACAATCTTCACTATGAGCTATCAGGCAACAATATAGATGGTGTTATAGTGACAGTATTTAATGGGGAAACAAATCCTTCTCAGATGGATAGATAA